From Actinoplanes oblitus, a single genomic window includes:
- a CDS encoding ABC transporter permease codes for MRVAEAWRVALDALRANRLRSLLTMLGVVIGVAAVVALVAIGTGTKQQIENQVEGLGSNLLIVVPGRLAAGAAPTSSPLTLDDADAVSRVVGDRSRVAVTIASGETVRAGSRSGFASMQGVLETTPTVFVRHLSRGGYLTRTDVSTGRRVVVLGAGVARTLFADRDPIGRQLTIGGVRFRVIGVFERLGQSLGVDRDNEVHVPVTAAQRLLGTDRIDGLAIRAPDRDRIDQLGKDVVATLTQRHPDTDFSAVTQEQILGVLGDILGVLTGVLAAIAGISLLVGGVGVSNIMLVSVRERTKEIGLRKAVGARPRDIGVQFLLEAVLLTTTGGVLGMALGAAGALLVDGLSPVPAALTWWSMTLAFGVSAAVGIIFGVVPAQRAGRLDPVVALRTE; via the coding sequence ATGAGAGTCGCCGAGGCGTGGCGGGTCGCCCTGGACGCGCTGCGGGCCAACCGCCTGCGCAGCCTGCTCACCATGCTCGGCGTGGTGATCGGGGTGGCCGCCGTGGTCGCGCTGGTGGCGATCGGCACCGGCACGAAACAGCAGATCGAGAACCAGGTCGAGGGGCTCGGCTCGAACCTGCTGATCGTGGTGCCCGGCCGGCTGGCTGCCGGCGCCGCCCCGACCAGTTCCCCGCTCACCCTGGACGACGCCGACGCGGTCAGCCGGGTCGTCGGGGATCGCTCCCGGGTCGCCGTCACCATCGCCTCCGGCGAGACCGTCCGGGCCGGCTCCCGGTCCGGTTTCGCCAGCATGCAGGGCGTCCTCGAGACCACGCCGACGGTCTTCGTCAGGCACCTGTCCCGCGGCGGCTACCTGACCCGCACCGACGTCAGCACCGGCCGCCGCGTCGTGGTGCTCGGCGCCGGCGTGGCCCGCACCCTGTTCGCCGACCGGGACCCGATCGGCCGGCAGCTGACCATCGGGGGCGTCCGGTTCCGGGTCATCGGGGTCTTCGAGCGGCTCGGCCAGAGCCTCGGCGTCGACCGGGACAACGAGGTGCACGTACCGGTCACCGCCGCGCAGCGGCTGCTCGGCACCGACCGGATCGACGGCCTCGCCATCCGGGCCCCGGACCGCGACCGCATCGACCAGCTAGGCAAGGACGTCGTCGCGACGCTGACCCAGCGGCACCCGGACACCGACTTCAGCGCCGTCACCCAGGAACAGATCCTCGGCGTGCTCGGCGACATCCTCGGCGTGCTCACCGGGGTGCTCGCCGCGATCGCCGGGATCAGCCTGCTGGTCGGCGGCGTCGGCGTCTCCAACATCATGCTGGTCTCGGTGCGCGAACGCACCAAGGAGATCGGCCTGCGCAAGGCGGTCGGCGCCCGGCCCCGCGACATCGGCGTCCAGTTCCTGCTCGAAGCGGTGCTGCTGACCACCACCGGGGGCGTGCTGGGCATGGCGCTCGGCGCCGCCGGCGCGCTGCTGGTCGACGGACTCAGCCCGGTGCCGGCCGCGCTCACCTGGTGGTCGATGACCCTGGCGTTCGGGGTGTCCGCGGCGGTCGGCATCATCTTCGGCGTAGTGCCAGCACAGCGGGCCGGCCGGCTGGACCCGGTGGTGGCCCTGCGAACGGAGTGA
- a CDS encoding efflux RND transporter periplasmic adaptor subunit encodes MSRTAMIAGGSLVLLLLTAASCDSDPTSVRLGTATVGTVDEIVEAPGSVTARTAATLSAPAAGTVSDVLVEPGDRVRKGAVLAVITSPELERRRDAAKDALDRSPSGGGVPSGDFTEVRESTDRRAEKAFRQARAAAAKIADPTLRKALIEQVGTAREQYAAASDAAAAAVRAVQRGVASLGEAVSSLSAAQRMQAQQAYALADAAVDALTLRAPVSGVVQFGGAASPAGPDLSSLLGTGGTNATTPAEGVDSAITEGSYVAAGTPLLTVIDMGRLGLAAEVDETDVLLVKPGVRADVELDAATGATYQATVRSVDLLPTTSARGGVSYRVRLDLGGGKFADSGGAAPSPRPGMSAIVRLKVRQVEDAVTVPASAVVSTDGRDTVWAVRDGRYQPVPVRLGVQGEETVQVVAGVDAGQQIVVAGADQVEPGDRAR; translated from the coding sequence GTGTCCCGCACCGCGATGATCGCCGGCGGCTCCCTGGTGCTCCTGCTACTGACCGCCGCCTCCTGCGACTCCGACCCCACCTCAGTCCGCCTCGGCACCGCCACTGTCGGCACCGTCGACGAGATCGTCGAGGCGCCCGGCTCGGTCACCGCCCGCACCGCCGCCACGCTCAGCGCTCCCGCCGCCGGCACCGTCTCCGACGTGCTCGTCGAGCCGGGCGACCGGGTGCGGAAGGGTGCCGTCCTGGCCGTCATCACCTCGCCCGAGCTGGAGCGCCGCCGGGATGCCGCGAAGGACGCCCTCGACCGGTCGCCGTCCGGCGGCGGCGTGCCGTCCGGTGACTTCACCGAGGTGCGCGAGAGCACCGACCGGCGCGCCGAGAAAGCGTTCCGCCAGGCCCGGGCGGCGGCCGCGAAGATCGCCGACCCGACCCTGCGGAAAGCCCTGATCGAGCAGGTCGGCACCGCGCGGGAGCAGTATGCCGCGGCCTCCGACGCGGCCGCCGCCGCGGTCCGCGCGGTGCAGCGGGGGGTCGCGTCGCTCGGCGAGGCGGTCAGCTCACTGTCCGCCGCGCAACGGATGCAGGCACAGCAGGCGTACGCCCTGGCGGACGCCGCCGTGGACGCGCTCACCCTGCGTGCTCCCGTCTCGGGCGTGGTCCAGTTCGGCGGGGCCGCGTCGCCGGCCGGCCCGGATCTGTCGTCCCTGCTGGGGACCGGCGGGACGAATGCCACCACGCCGGCCGAGGGCGTCGACTCGGCGATCACCGAGGGCTCCTACGTGGCCGCCGGCACCCCGCTGCTCACCGTGATCGACATGGGCCGGCTCGGACTGGCCGCCGAGGTCGACGAGACCGACGTCCTGCTGGTCAAGCCGGGCGTGCGGGCCGACGTCGAGCTGGACGCCGCGACCGGCGCCACCTACCAGGCCACGGTCCGCTCGGTCGACCTGCTGCCCACCACCTCGGCGCGCGGCGGGGTGTCCTACCGGGTGCGGCTCGACCTGGGCGGCGGGAAGTTCGCCGACAGCGGCGGCGCGGCACCCAGCCCGCGGCCGGGGATGAGCGCCATCGTCCGGCTCAAGGTCCGCCAGGTCGAGGACGCGGTCACCGTACCGGCCTCCGCGGTGGTCAGCACCGACGGGAGGGACACCGTCTGGGCGGTCCGCGACGGGCGCTACCAGCCGGTGCCGGTGCGCCTCGGCGTGCAGGGCGAGGAGACCGTCCAGGTGGTCGCCGGGGTGGACGCCGGCCAGCAGATCGTGGTCGCCGGCGCCGACCAGGTGGAACCCGGCGACCGGGCCCGGTGA
- a CDS encoding L,D-transpeptidase family protein, with protein sequence MAVIRVTARLTTAALAAVVGGGLGAFALAPAGAGAAVRSAPVTATVATTVVTRAAAASCATGKYQKQVEGYLKQLGGYGTVTVDGKQSAADCAAIIKFQNRFGISPAKGLAGPTTYDVAKRLAATRTAACQPKRKGITFCVDLTHQTTWVMKNGKVYVKPTITRTGMKGYRTPAGTFSINKRTKREWSDPYEVWLPYWQRFIGGRGFHQTTTYIHDKWRGSHGCVNLLQQDAKKYYGIGKIGSTVKVFGRRPGT encoded by the coding sequence TTGGCAGTGATACGTGTTACCGCGCGTCTCACCACAGCGGCGCTGGCCGCCGTGGTGGGCGGCGGACTCGGTGCGTTCGCACTGGCACCGGCCGGCGCCGGCGCGGCCGTGCGGAGCGCGCCGGTCACCGCCACGGTGGCGACCACGGTGGTCACCAGGGCGGCGGCCGCATCGTGCGCGACCGGCAAGTACCAGAAGCAGGTCGAGGGCTACCTCAAGCAGCTGGGTGGCTACGGCACGGTGACGGTCGACGGCAAGCAGTCCGCCGCGGACTGTGCCGCGATCATCAAGTTCCAGAACCGGTTCGGCATCTCGCCGGCCAAGGGCCTGGCCGGCCCGACCACCTACGACGTCGCCAAACGACTGGCGGCGACGAGGACGGCGGCCTGCCAGCCCAAGCGGAAGGGCATCACCTTCTGCGTCGACCTGACCCATCAGACGACGTGGGTGATGAAGAACGGGAAGGTCTACGTCAAGCCGACCATCACCCGTACCGGCATGAAGGGGTACCGGACGCCGGCCGGCACCTTCTCGATCAACAAGCGGACGAAGCGGGAATGGTCCGATCCGTACGAGGTGTGGCTGCCGTACTGGCAGCGCTTCATCGGCGGGCGCGGGTTCCACCAGACCACCACGTACATCCACGACAAGTGGCGTGGTTCGCACGGTTGCGTCAACCTGCTCCAGCAGGATGCCAAGAAGTACTACGGCATCGGCAAGATCGGCTCGACGGTGAAGGTCTTCGGGCGTCGCCCGGGTACCTGA
- a CDS encoding CAP domain-containing protein has translation MRKPLVVLGVAAAALVAGGAVTTRALAQEPPDDDFSGFNVFGEPLFDGAGDEYVEEEPDSDVVDVPRIPDVTPGSTLPEAPGGGSAHRAQRPAEAPSGEPAEPSEEPADEPSAGPAEEPKRAPARIKAETPRKNYGFAAAADPIAASRTAVTAQSISSSPVAPVQQQILALVNRYRERAGCRPVTIDRRLIDAANRHAADMARRDYFEHASPNGDRAGERVSEAGYSWRWYGENIARGQDSPWEAMDGWMNSPEHRENILDCKLDQMGVGLALDRDDTPYWVQDFATPK, from the coding sequence ATGCGTAAGCCTCTGGTTGTGCTCGGCGTGGCTGCCGCGGCTCTCGTCGCCGGTGGAGCGGTCACGACACGCGCGTTGGCGCAGGAGCCGCCGGATGACGATTTCTCTGGCTTCAATGTGTTCGGTGAGCCGTTGTTCGACGGCGCGGGCGATGAGTACGTGGAGGAGGAGCCGGACTCCGATGTGGTCGACGTGCCGAGGATTCCGGATGTGACGCCCGGCAGCACTCTCCCGGAGGCGCCCGGCGGCGGGTCCGCCCACCGCGCCCAGCGGCCGGCGGAGGCGCCGTCGGGCGAGCCGGCGGAGCCGTCCGAGGAACCGGCGGACGAGCCGTCGGCGGGGCCGGCGGAGGAACCGAAGCGGGCGCCGGCCCGGATCAAGGCGGAGACCCCGCGCAAGAACTACGGTTTCGCCGCGGCGGCCGACCCGATCGCCGCCTCCCGCACCGCGGTCACCGCGCAGAGCATCTCGTCCAGCCCGGTCGCGCCGGTCCAGCAGCAGATCCTGGCCCTGGTCAACCGGTACCGCGAGCGCGCCGGCTGCCGGCCGGTCACCATCGACCGCCGGCTGATCGACGCGGCCAACCGGCACGCGGCCGACATGGCCCGCCGCGACTACTTCGAGCACGCGTCGCCGAACGGCGACCGGGCCGGCGAGCGGGTCAGCGAGGCCGGCTACTCCTGGCGGTGGTACGGCGAGAACATCGCTCGCGGCCAGGACAGCCCGTGGGAGGCGATGGACGGCTGGATGAACAGCCCGGAGCACCGGGAGAACATCCTCGACTGCAAGCTCGACCAGATGGGCGTCGGCCTGGCGCTGGATCGCGACGACACCCCGTACTGGGTGCAGGACTTCGCCACCCCCAAGTAG
- a CDS encoding acyltransferase family protein, giving the protein MRNRYLDLLRAAAIVRVIVYHLFGWSWLSIVMPAMGVMFALAGSLTAASLEKRPANRVVTSRLRRLLPPLWLLGLIAVPVMIALGWAQEEDGEHPFTPWKLAFWILPLGDPPGSDLGIDSWEPLWYIRAYVWFILLSPLLWVVWKRLGPACWLLVFAPIAAIVVLDKTGFALPETADAVMWDFVTYGACWIMGFAHRDGRLARLHPTSVLLLAAMLGGAALYWQNGHQGEDAWDLNDVSESQSLYSLAFVLLTLRWQPGMAWLARVRPLDRAVTLLNNRAVTVYLWHNLAIAAIWPLLTFLALDDLGHLEKPVTLGMTFLLTGVAVLLFGWVEDLAAQRRPRLWPDAVPARAVSTATPDPVAVPMEPTGPVPAGWPEVGRDGMPRAGWSDAGRDGQPFAGRPPAGVSRHSAPPADGRKARRAAKKRDENNLIPTWWAPEE; this is encoded by the coding sequence GTGCGAAACCGATACCTGGACCTGCTTCGTGCCGCCGCGATCGTCCGGGTGATCGTCTACCACCTCTTCGGATGGTCCTGGCTGTCCATCGTGATGCCCGCCATGGGCGTCATGTTCGCGCTGGCCGGATCGCTGACCGCGGCGTCGCTGGAGAAGCGGCCGGCGAATCGGGTCGTCACGTCCCGGCTGCGCCGGCTGCTCCCGCCGCTGTGGCTGCTCGGGCTCATCGCCGTCCCGGTGATGATCGCCCTGGGCTGGGCGCAGGAGGAGGACGGCGAACACCCCTTCACGCCGTGGAAGCTCGCCTTCTGGATACTGCCGCTCGGCGACCCGCCCGGCAGCGACCTCGGCATCGACTCCTGGGAGCCGCTCTGGTACATCCGGGCGTACGTCTGGTTCATCCTGCTCTCCCCGCTGCTCTGGGTCGTCTGGAAGAGGCTGGGCCCGGCCTGCTGGCTGCTGGTGTTCGCGCCGATCGCCGCGATCGTGGTGCTCGACAAGACCGGCTTCGCGCTGCCGGAGACCGCCGACGCGGTGATGTGGGACTTCGTCACCTACGGCGCCTGCTGGATCATGGGTTTCGCACACCGGGACGGGCGGCTGGCCCGGCTGCACCCGACGAGCGTGCTGCTCCTCGCCGCGATGCTCGGCGGGGCGGCACTGTACTGGCAGAACGGGCACCAGGGTGAGGACGCCTGGGACCTGAACGACGTCTCCGAGTCGCAGTCGCTCTACTCCCTGGCCTTCGTGCTGCTGACGCTGCGCTGGCAGCCGGGCATGGCGTGGCTGGCCCGGGTCCGGCCGCTGGACCGGGCGGTGACGCTGCTGAACAACCGGGCGGTCACCGTCTACCTGTGGCACAACCTGGCGATCGCGGCGATCTGGCCGCTCCTGACCTTCCTCGCCCTCGACGACCTCGGGCACCTGGAGAAGCCGGTGACACTGGGCATGACGTTCCTGCTGACCGGGGTCGCGGTGCTGCTGTTCGGCTGGGTCGAGGACCTGGCCGCCCAGCGCCGGCCGCGGCTGTGGCCGGACGCCGTCCCCGCTCGCGCGGTGAGCACCGCCACGCCCGATCCGGTGGCCGTGCCGATGGAACCGACCGGGCCGGTGCCGGCCGGCTGGCCCGAGGTGGGCCGGGACGGCATGCCGCGGGCCGGGTGGAGTGACGCGGGCCGCGACGGGCAGCCGTTCGCCGGGCGGCCACCGGCCGGGGTGAGCCGGCACAGCGCGCCGCCGGCCGACGGACGCAAGGCCCGCCGGGCGGCCAAGAAGCGCGACGAGAACAACCTGATCCCCACCTGGTGGGCGCCCGAGGAGTGA
- a CDS encoding chemotaxis protein CheW, which produces MGQQTQALAPALDAGVMALVFRAGPLYCALTLNEVLETMRPLPTRPLAGTPPYVLGLTILRGEPAPVIDVTRLLTGTTSEIDRYVAVRAGRGPVACATGPVLGVRTVEATAPDGPNTLFTGASRSLVAAVGTIGTEPLLVLRAIRTVPDEVWELAGRDGGTGGTP; this is translated from the coding sequence GTGGGGCAGCAGACACAGGCGCTGGCTCCGGCGCTCGACGCCGGGGTGATGGCGCTGGTCTTCCGCGCCGGACCGCTCTACTGCGCGCTGACCCTCAACGAGGTCCTGGAGACCATGCGGCCGCTGCCGACCCGGCCGCTGGCCGGCACCCCGCCCTACGTGCTGGGCCTGACGATCCTGCGCGGCGAACCCGCCCCGGTGATCGACGTGACCCGGCTGCTGACAGGGACCACGTCCGAGATTGATAGGTACGTGGCGGTGCGGGCCGGGCGCGGTCCGGTGGCCTGCGCGACGGGGCCGGTGCTCGGCGTGCGGACCGTCGAGGCGACCGCGCCGGACGGACCGAACACGCTGTTCACCGGGGCGTCCCGATCGCTGGTGGCGGCCGTCGGGACGATCGGCACCGAGCCGCTGCTGGTGCTGCGCGCCATCCGGACCGTGCCGGACGAGGTCTGGGAGCTGGCGGGCCGGGACGGCGGGACGGGAGGGACGCCGTGA